A section of the Paenibacillus aurantius genome encodes:
- a CDS encoding ABC transporter substrate-binding protein has product MNKKLGLVGMSLVLMGGVLAGCGNKDNAGPANTGGGTNAGGGKNVTLKMFQFKVEIADPLNKLVEEYQKETGVKIQVETVGGGSDYGAALKAKFNSGDKPDIFNVGGFSDLDLWQENLEDLSGEPWVKNLAKGAEEPMTKGGKLYGMPVGIEGYGFQYNKDLFAKAGITELPKTLTQLEEAAKKLQAAGITPFENGYGEWWVLGNHFVNLPFAFQPDPNKFIEGLNKGTEKFAGNAQFENWMKLFDLTLKYGNKNPLQTDYKTQVTEFATGKAAMTQQGNWTQLQLTQTNPDLKVGFLPMPISDDPAANDKLFVGVPNNWVVNKNSANKEEAKKFLNWLATSETGKKYITNEFKFIPAFTNIPVDEKVLGPLAADINKYVKDGKVLSWNWFKFPGGEASSKKFGDSMQAYVAQKKNKDQLLADFQATWDGLKKK; this is encoded by the coding sequence ATGAACAAAAAGCTTGGGTTGGTCGGAATGTCCCTCGTGCTGATGGGCGGGGTGCTGGCCGGCTGTGGAAACAAAGACAATGCGGGGCCTGCGAATACCGGCGGCGGGACGAATGCCGGGGGCGGCAAGAACGTTACCTTGAAGATGTTCCAGTTTAAAGTTGAAATCGCCGACCCGCTTAACAAACTGGTCGAAGAATACCAGAAGGAAACCGGCGTCAAAATTCAAGTGGAAACGGTTGGCGGCGGCTCCGACTACGGTGCGGCATTGAAGGCCAAGTTCAACTCGGGCGACAAGCCGGATATTTTCAACGTCGGGGGCTTCTCCGATCTTGATCTGTGGCAGGAGAACCTGGAGGATCTGTCCGGCGAGCCTTGGGTGAAGAACCTGGCGAAGGGCGCGGAAGAGCCGATGACCAAAGGCGGCAAGCTGTACGGCATGCCGGTCGGGATCGAAGGCTACGGCTTCCAGTACAACAAAGACCTGTTCGCCAAGGCCGGGATCACCGAGCTGCCTAAGACGTTGACCCAGCTTGAGGAAGCCGCCAAGAAGCTTCAAGCGGCCGGCATCACTCCATTCGAGAACGGCTACGGCGAGTGGTGGGTCCTTGGGAACCACTTCGTGAACCTGCCGTTTGCCTTCCAGCCGGATCCGAACAAATTTATCGAGGGCCTGAACAAAGGCACCGAGAAATTTGCCGGCAACGCCCAGTTCGAGAACTGGATGAAGCTGTTTGACCTGACCCTGAAGTACGGCAACAAGAACCCGCTGCAGACCGACTATAAGACTCAAGTCACCGAATTTGCCACCGGCAAAGCGGCTATGACGCAGCAGGGCAACTGGACGCAGCTGCAGCTCACGCAGACGAATCCGGATCTGAAAGTCGGCTTCCTGCCGATGCCGATCAGCGATGATCCTGCCGCCAATGACAAGCTGTTTGTCGGCGTACCGAACAACTGGGTCGTGAACAAGAATTCGGCAAACAAGGAAGAAGCGAAGAAGTTCCTGAACTGGCTCGCCACTTCCGAAACGGGTAAGAAATACATCACCAACGAATTCAAGTTCATTCCGGCCTTCACCAACATTCCGGTAGACGAGAAGGTTCTCGGACCGCTTGCCGCCGACATCAACAAATATGTGAAGGACGGCAAAGTCCTCAGCTGGAACTGGTTCAAGTTCCCTGGCGGCGAAGCTTCCAGTAAGAAATTCGGGGATTCCATGCAGGC
- a CDS encoding carbohydrate ABC transporter permease, translated as MENTRSYNGRTLLLEIVGIIVALLFLVPFYFVIVNSMKNFAEIVANTANLPSSFYLDNYTKVWKIMNYPKAFTNSLLITVFANIGLVIISSMAAYRLVRSPSKFNNLLFAAFVAAMVIPFQSIMIPLVKVADKAGLMDSIPGLVICYFGFGVSLNLFLYHGFIKSIPREIEESATVDGSSPYGVFWRIIFPLLKPMTVTIILLNTLWIWNDYLLPSLVLTSPGHRTIPLSTFSFFGQYTKQWDLALAGLVLGVIPVVLFFLALQRHIIEGITAGSVKG; from the coding sequence GCACTCTTCTGCTGGAGATTGTCGGCATTATCGTAGCCCTGTTGTTCCTGGTTCCTTTCTACTTCGTCATCGTGAACTCCATGAAGAACTTCGCGGAAATCGTGGCGAACACCGCCAACCTGCCGTCGTCGTTCTATCTGGACAACTACACGAAGGTATGGAAAATCATGAACTACCCGAAGGCGTTCACCAACTCGCTGCTCATTACGGTGTTTGCGAACATCGGGCTTGTGATCATCAGCTCCATGGCGGCTTACCGTCTGGTGCGGTCCCCGTCCAAGTTCAACAACCTGCTGTTTGCCGCCTTTGTCGCGGCGATGGTTATTCCGTTTCAGTCGATCATGATCCCGCTCGTCAAGGTGGCGGATAAGGCCGGTCTGATGGACAGCATCCCGGGCCTCGTCATCTGTTACTTCGGCTTCGGGGTATCGCTCAACCTGTTCCTGTACCACGGCTTCATCAAGTCGATTCCGCGTGAGATAGAGGAATCCGCCACAGTGGACGGCTCGTCTCCTTACGGAGTTTTCTGGAGAATCATTTTCCCTCTGCTGAAGCCGATGACCGTCACGATCATTCTGCTCAACACCCTGTGGATATGGAACGATTACCTGCTTCCGTCCCTCGTGCTGACCAGCCCGGGACACCGGACCATTCCGCTGTCGACCTTCTCCTTCTTCGGGCAGTACACGAAGCAGTGGGATTTGGCTCTGGCGGGTCTCGTGCTTGGGGTTATCCCGGTTGTCCTTTTCTTCCTGGCTCTGCAGCGCCATATTATTGAGGGTATTACGGCGGGGTCGGTTAAAGGCTAA